From Paenibacillus polymyxa, the proteins below share one genomic window:
- a CDS encoding DUF6933 domain-containing protein: protein MFVIRGTQKLLKEWETEPLQVDIYPPLNSWHASLFLLNRRKNIVFMHDISRLSVTLFGIKKSQYKNLPSLFVQTLMELMISEGFDEQIVKAYIQEGEQMLATTTNRHSVMVTLDEIIFIMKELDMEHGCELEKNQWNNRIVFKTDQYKYPIDVFKELLEKHYKV from the coding sequence ATGTTTGTTATACGTGGAACACAAAAACTGCTGAAGGAATGGGAGACTGAACCACTTCAAGTTGATATTTATCCGCCTTTGAATAGTTGGCATGCCAGCTTGTTTTTACTGAACCGGAGAAAAAACATTGTGTTTATGCATGATATTTCCCGCTTAAGCGTCACGCTGTTTGGGATTAAAAAATCGCAGTACAAAAACCTGCCGTCTCTTTTTGTACAAACCTTGATGGAATTAATGATCAGCGAAGGGTTTGATGAACAGATCGTTAAGGCATACATACAGGAAGGCGAGCAGATGCTGGCGACTACAACGAACAGACATAGTGTGATGGTAACCTTAGATGAGATTATATTTATTATGAAGGAACTGGATATGGAGCATGGATGCGAGCTGGAAAAGAATCAATGGAATAACCGAATTGTGTTCAAAACGGATCAATACAAGTACCCGATTGATGTTTTTAAGGAACTGCTAGAAAAGCATTATAAAGTGTAG
- a CDS encoding sensor histidine kinase → MNIENIFEWIVVLMMSVVIIWLWRERVAYKRKIKDIRIALERIVTVNHAEKLLYVTGDVELQRLMTEINRLLDLNLRVSADYNRGQIAMRKMISNISHDLKTPLTVVLGYAEMLDGDPDILPEERIKLLSRIHQKTSEAIELIGSFFSLAKLEANDTDIPLTRLEIGELCRRSILEFYDLLTAQGFTVHIDIPEHPIHALGNEGAIGRVLSNLISNAIRYGAEGRTLGLTLSEQQDTVRIEVWDRGKGIQEPEQDKVFERMYTLEDSRNKAVQGSGLGLTIAKRLVECMNGEMQLTSKPYDQTVFSFTLKKINY, encoded by the coding sequence ATGAACATCGAAAACATTTTCGAATGGATTGTCGTCCTCATGATGTCCGTCGTTATCATATGGCTTTGGCGGGAACGTGTAGCCTATAAGCGCAAAATAAAGGATATCCGAATCGCCCTAGAGCGGATCGTGACCGTGAATCATGCGGAAAAACTGCTATATGTCACAGGTGACGTGGAACTGCAGCGACTCATGACGGAAATCAACCGACTACTAGACTTAAATCTGAGGGTATCAGCCGATTACAACCGGGGCCAAATCGCTATGCGCAAAATGATTTCGAATATTTCACACGATCTCAAGACCCCGCTTACCGTTGTGCTTGGATATGCCGAGATGCTGGATGGCGATCCGGATATTTTGCCGGAAGAACGTATAAAGCTGTTATCCAGAATTCATCAAAAGACAAGCGAAGCGATTGAGTTGATCGGAAGTTTTTTTAGTTTGGCGAAGCTGGAAGCCAACGATACGGACATTCCACTGACCCGACTGGAGATAGGAGAACTGTGCAGACGCAGCATTTTGGAGTTTTATGATCTGCTGACGGCTCAGGGTTTTACGGTACATATTGACATCCCGGAGCATCCCATCCATGCCTTGGGGAACGAAGGAGCCATTGGGCGGGTGCTGAGCAATCTGATTTCAAATGCCATTCGGTACGGGGCAGAGGGTCGAACGCTAGGCCTGACGCTGTCAGAACAGCAGGATACGGTGCGTATAGAGGTGTGGGATCGTGGAAAAGGCATACAGGAGCCGGAGCAGGATAAGGTTTTTGAACGCATGTACACACTTGAGGATTCGCGTAATAAAGCGGTACAGGGCAGTGGACTGGGTCTTACGATTGCCAAGCGCCTGGTTGAATGCATGAATGGAGAGATGCAATTGACCAGCAAACCTTATGACCAGACCGTTTTCTCTTTTACCTTGAAGAAGATCAATTATTAA
- a CDS encoding response regulator transcription factor, with product MPQHILLIEDDLSIAEMLLKALTKEGYNLTTAYDGEEGLNAFERHTYDLVLVDLMMPKVDGMEVIRQIRTRSAVPILIMSAKDSDVDKALGLGFGADDYVAKPFSMLEMTARIQSAIRRSTTYARLQQQEEQPQAQVLTYGNLRIDFDHFTVIRDGNEIQLTAKESDILKLFASNPNRVFTKAQLYGFIWKDDYMGDENVINVHIRRLREKIEEDPSHPVHIKTLWGIGYKWENG from the coding sequence ATGCCACAGCATATTTTACTTATTGAAGATGATCTATCTATTGCTGAAATGCTGCTTAAAGCACTCACCAAGGAGGGTTACAATTTAACCACCGCCTATGACGGAGAAGAAGGACTTAATGCCTTTGAACGTCATACTTACGACCTGGTACTCGTGGATCTGATGATGCCGAAGGTTGATGGTATGGAGGTAATCCGGCAAATTCGTACCCGTAGCGCGGTGCCGATTCTGATTATGTCGGCTAAGGACAGCGATGTGGATAAAGCGCTTGGACTGGGCTTCGGGGCAGACGATTATGTTGCCAAACCTTTCTCAATGCTCGAAATGACGGCTCGTATTCAGTCCGCGATCCGCAGATCGACTACATATGCCCGCCTGCAACAGCAGGAGGAACAGCCGCAAGCACAAGTTTTGACCTATGGAAATCTACGCATTGATTTTGATCATTTTACAGTCATTCGCGATGGAAATGAAATTCAGCTAACAGCCAAAGAATCCGATATTCTGAAGCTGTTTGCATCCAATCCGAACCGGGTATTTACGAAAGCTCAATTATACGGGTTTATTTGGAAAGACGATTATATGGGTGATGAGAATGTGATTAACGTCCATATTCGCCGCCTACGTGAAAAAATTGAAGAAGATCCCTCTCACCCTGTCCATATTAAAACGCTGTGGGGCATCGGTTACAAATGGGAGAACGGTTGA